DNA sequence from the Chitinophagales bacterium genome:
ACCAATGACACGGGTGCTCTTGTGGTTAATACGGGTAAATTTACAGGTCGTTCTCCTAAAGATAAGTTTATCGTTCGTGATAGTATCACTGAGAATCATGTGGACTGGGAGAATACCAACTTCAATATCCCTTTTAGCTCGGAGAATTTCGATAAATTATATGACAAAGTGATAGCCTACCTCAATGGCAAGGATGTCTATTCACGAGATTGTGAGGCTTGTGCTGACCCTGCTTATAAGCTCAATGTGCGTGTAGTGACCGAATATCCATGGTCCAATATGTTTGCCTATAATATGTTTATTAGACCAAAAGATACTAGCAACTTTGCTGCTGATTGGCATGTGATATGTGCTCCAGGATTTATGGCTGACCCAGCAGTCGATGGTACTCGTCAAAGCAATTTTGCAGTATTAAATTTTACTAGAAAAATAGCGCTAATAGGTGGAACTGGTTATACTGGTGAAATTAAAAAAGGAATTTTTACGGTCTTAAATTTTGTGTTACCTGTGGACAAAGGTGTATTCCCTATGCACTGCTCTGCCAATATAGGAAAAGATGGTGATACCGCCTTGTTTTTCGGACTATCTGGTACAGGAAAAACCACCCTTTCTGCTGATCCCAATCGTGGTTTGATAGGAGATGATGAGCACGGCTGGACCGATACAGGCGTATTCAACTTCGAAGGTGGCTGCTATGCTAAGTGTATAGACCTGACCGAGGAGAAAGAACCCGATATTTATAGAGCTATCAAGCCAGGTGCTATATTGGAGAATATCGATTTCTTCCCAGGAACCAACAAAGTGGACTACGCTAGCTGCTCTATTACCGAAAATACCAGAGTTTCTTATCCACTCTATCATATCAATAATGCTGTAGAACCATCTGTAGGTAATATTCCTAACAATGTATTCTTCCTGACCTATGATGCTTATGGGGTATTGCCTCCTATATCTCGCTTAGATTCTGCACAGGCTATGTACTATTTCATGTCAGGGTTTACAGCAAAGGTAGCTGGAACAGAAGCAGGAGT
Encoded proteins:
- the pckA gene encoding phosphoenolpyruvate carboxykinase (ATP) is translated as MSQLSYLGINNPANLFWNLTPEELTKHTIDKNQGTTNDTGALVVNTGKFTGRSPKDKFIVRDSITENHVDWENTNFNIPFSSENFDKLYDKVIAYLNGKDVYSRDCEACADPAYKLNVRVVTEYPWSNMFAYNMFIRPKDTSNFAADWHVICAPGFMADPAVDGTRQSNFAVLNFTRKIALIGGTGYTGEIKKGIFTVLNFVLPVDKGVFPMHCSANIGKDGDTALFFGLSGTGKTTLSADPNRGLIGDDEHGWTDTGVFNFEGGCYAKCIDLTEEKEPDIYRAIKPGAILENIDFFPGTNKVDYASCSITENTRVSYPLYHINNAVEPSVGNIPNNVFFLTYDAYGVLPPISRLDSAQAMYYFMSGFTAKVAGTEAGVTEPQLTFSACFGAPFLPLHPSKYAELLGKKMQSSGAKVWMINTGMIGGVYGVGSRMKLPYTRAMITAALNGSLNQAEFYKHPVFGLEIPKSCDGVPSELLNPREAWVDKSAYDAQANKLAEAFNKNFEKFAGNTAAEILAAAPKLSAQA